A portion of the Stigmatella aurantiaca DW4/3-1 genome contains these proteins:
- a CDS encoding efflux RND transporter permease subunit — translation MNFTALFIRRPVVALVVNLIIIIAGLQAIQSLNVRQYPRSESADITVTTAYVGANAELVRGFITTPLERAIASADGIDYIESQSLQGVSTIRARLKLNYDANRALSEISAKVDQVRGDLPPEAQVPVINIESAESQFAAAYLSFSSDFLKQNEITDYLVRVVQPRLSAVEGVQRADLLGGRTFAMRIWLKPDRMAALNISPAQVRQALATNNYLSAVGQTKGSLVQVNLTANTDLRSVEEFRQLIVRRDGGAVVRLSDIADVVLGAEDYDSDVRFVGQTAVFIGIWALPHANSLDVLRNVRTEMEALQRDLPEQIKGTIAYDGTDYIQNAIDEVVNTLGETLLIVVVVIFLFLGSVRSILIPVVAIPVSLIGTVFLMQVFGFTVNLLTLLAVVLSVGLVVDDAIVVVENVERHLRDGLSPLDAALKGARELVGPIIAMTITLAAVYAPIAFQGGLTGSLFREFALTLAGAVTLSGVVALTLSPMMSAALLKAGHEDKGLSGVINRAFDRLRASYARSLDRALGARGVVYTAWAVLSVLAFLMFSQSPKELAPTEDQGVVFGIVNTPSNSTLDQLTPSVREINRTLMEMPESEYCFQITNPGGGFWGLGLKPWEQRKRSAAEVLGETQQRVSVIPGVQTFPILPPALPGGGNFPVEIVIASTAEASELLGFAQQLQAKAAQSGLFAFPPLIDVKIDQPQSEVEIDREKVAQLGLNLGTVGQDLSAAVGGNFVNRFNISGRSYKVIPQVLRVSRLNPEQLKDLYVTGPDGQLVALSSIATIRDTVAPRSLNRFQQLNAVKLSGVAIRPLDEALTYLETEAAQILPKGYNIDYTGESRQLRVEGNTFLSAFLLAVVLIFLVLAAQFNSFRDPLIILAGSVPLALFGALLTTFLKMPNPNMPYFTDGFTTTLNIYSQVGLVTLVGLVSKNGILIVDFANRLQAEGRTKLDAVREAASERLRPILMTTVATVAGHFPLVLVEGPGAAARNSIGLVLVTGMAIGTFFTLFFVPAIYLLIARTRTAPAGIEGQEGAAARLVPAPATQQGH, via the coding sequence ATGAACTTCACCGCCCTTTTCATCCGGCGCCCCGTGGTGGCGCTGGTGGTCAACCTCATCATCATCATCGCGGGCCTCCAGGCCATCCAGTCGCTCAATGTGCGGCAGTACCCGCGCAGCGAGAGCGCCGACATCACGGTGACGACGGCCTATGTCGGCGCCAACGCGGAGCTGGTGCGCGGCTTCATCACCACCCCCCTCGAGCGGGCCATCGCCTCCGCCGACGGCATCGACTACATCGAGTCCCAGAGCTTGCAGGGAGTCTCCACCATCCGCGCCCGGCTCAAGCTCAACTATGACGCCAACCGCGCGCTCAGCGAAATCAGCGCCAAGGTCGACCAGGTGCGCGGCGACCTGCCCCCCGAAGCCCAGGTCCCGGTGATCAACATCGAGTCCGCGGAGAGCCAGTTCGCCGCGGCCTACCTCAGCTTCTCTTCCGACTTCTTGAAGCAGAACGAGATCACGGACTACCTGGTGCGGGTGGTGCAGCCCCGGCTGTCCGCCGTGGAGGGCGTGCAGCGCGCGGACCTCCTCGGAGGGCGAACGTTCGCGATGCGGATATGGCTGAAGCCAGACCGGATGGCCGCGCTCAACATCAGCCCGGCGCAAGTTCGGCAGGCGCTCGCCACCAACAACTATCTCTCCGCCGTGGGCCAGACGAAAGGCTCGCTCGTCCAGGTGAACCTCACGGCGAACACGGACCTCCGCTCGGTGGAGGAGTTCCGGCAACTTATCGTGCGGCGAGACGGCGGCGCGGTGGTGCGGCTCTCGGACATCGCGGACGTGGTGCTCGGCGCCGAAGACTATGACAGCGACGTCCGATTCGTCGGGCAGACGGCGGTGTTCATCGGCATCTGGGCGCTCCCCCACGCCAACTCACTGGATGTCCTCCGGAACGTCCGGACGGAGATGGAGGCCCTGCAACGGGACCTGCCGGAGCAGATCAAGGGCACCATCGCCTACGATGGCACGGATTACATCCAGAACGCGATCGACGAGGTGGTCAACACCCTGGGAGAAACACTGCTCATCGTCGTGGTGGTCATCTTCCTCTTCCTCGGCTCCGTGCGCTCGATTCTGATCCCGGTGGTGGCCATCCCCGTGTCGCTCATCGGCACGGTGTTCCTGATGCAAGTCTTTGGCTTCACGGTGAACCTGCTCACCCTGCTCGCGGTGGTGCTCTCGGTCGGGCTGGTGGTGGACGACGCCATCGTCGTGGTGGAGAACGTGGAGCGCCACCTGCGCGATGGCCTGAGTCCGCTGGATGCCGCGCTCAAAGGCGCGCGAGAGCTGGTGGGCCCCATCATCGCGATGACCATCACGCTCGCCGCGGTCTACGCGCCCATCGCCTTCCAGGGAGGACTCACCGGCTCGCTGTTCCGCGAGTTTGCGCTCACGTTGGCCGGGGCGGTAACCCTCTCGGGGGTGGTGGCGCTGACACTCTCGCCGATGATGTCCGCCGCCCTCTTGAAGGCAGGCCACGAAGACAAGGGCCTGTCGGGGGTCATCAACCGCGCCTTCGATCGCCTGCGGGCCTCGTACGCTCGCTCGCTGGACCGCGCGCTGGGCGCGCGAGGGGTGGTCTACACCGCCTGGGCAGTGCTGAGCGTGCTCGCGTTCCTCATGTTCTCGCAGTCGCCGAAAGAACTCGCCCCGACGGAGGACCAGGGCGTCGTCTTCGGCATCGTCAACACCCCGTCCAACTCCACGCTGGATCAGCTCACCCCATCCGTTCGGGAGATCAACCGGACGCTGATGGAGATGCCAGAGTCGGAGTATTGCTTTCAGATCACCAACCCGGGCGGTGGCTTCTGGGGCTTGGGTCTGAAGCCGTGGGAGCAGCGCAAGCGCTCCGCGGCGGAGGTGCTGGGCGAAACGCAGCAGCGGGTCAGCGTCATCCCTGGCGTCCAGACCTTCCCCATCCTGCCTCCCGCGCTGCCGGGCGGTGGCAACTTCCCGGTGGAGATCGTCATCGCCTCCACGGCGGAGGCAAGTGAGTTGTTGGGGTTCGCGCAGCAGCTCCAGGCGAAAGCGGCGCAAAGCGGGTTGTTCGCTTTCCCGCCGCTCATCGACGTGAAAATCGACCAGCCCCAGTCAGAGGTCGAGATCGATCGAGAGAAGGTCGCGCAGCTGGGGCTGAACCTCGGGACAGTGGGCCAGGACCTGAGCGCGGCGGTGGGCGGCAACTTCGTCAACCGGTTCAACATCTCCGGGCGCAGCTACAAGGTCATCCCCCAGGTTCTCCGCGTCTCACGGCTCAATCCCGAGCAGTTGAAGGATCTCTATGTCACCGGCCCCGATGGCCAACTCGTGGCGCTGTCGTCCATTGCGACCATCCGGGACACGGTGGCCCCCCGGTCGCTCAACCGCTTCCAGCAGCTCAACGCGGTGAAACTGAGCGGCGTGGCCATCCGGCCGCTGGATGAGGCGCTCACCTACCTCGAGACGGAAGCGGCACAGATTCTGCCCAAGGGCTACAACATCGATTACACGGGCGAATCGCGGCAGCTCCGTGTGGAGGGCAACACGTTCCTCTCGGCGTTCCTGCTCGCGGTGGTGCTCATCTTCCTGGTGCTCGCCGCCCAGTTCAACAGCTTCCGGGATCCGCTCATCATCCTCGCCGGGTCGGTGCCGCTGGCGCTCTTCGGCGCGCTGCTGACCACGTTCTTGAAGATGCCGAACCCGAACATGCCCTACTTCACCGACGGATTCACCACCACCCTCAACATCTACTCGCAGGTGGGACTGGTGACGCTGGTGGGGCTGGTTTCGAAGAACGGGATTCTCATCGTCGACTTCGCCAACCGGCTCCAGGCGGAAGGCAGGACGAAGCTCGATGCGGTGAGAGAGGCCGCATCCGAGCGGCTCCGTCCAATTTTGATGACGACCGTGGCGACGGTCGCGGGCCACTTCCCGCTGGTCCTCGTGGAGGGGCCGGGCGCGGCAGCGCGCAACAGCATCGGGCTCGTGCTGGTGACCGGCATGGCGATTGGCACGTTCTTCACCCTCTTCTTCGTCCCGGCGATTTATCTCCTCATCGCCCGCACGCGCACGGCACCCGCCGGCATCGAGGGGCAGGAAGGGGCGGCGGCGCGGCTCGTTCCGGCGCCCGCGACGCAGCAAGGGCACTGA
- a CDS encoding efflux RND transporter periplasmic adaptor subunit, giving the protein MIAVRGVTLGAEVSGIVRDIGFENGARVKKGQVLVQLDNSSEAAQLKGAEADAELARLTHVRVQTLATQGSKPQAELESAQARVVQAEAAVTNLRALIAKKVIRAPFDGRIGIRQVELGQVLAPGGPIASLHTMDPIHVEFLLPQQALAEVKPGQKVRVHVDVFPKDTWEGELTTINPEVEISSRNVRMRATVPNADGRLIPGMFANIDVLSENKSEVVAIPTTAVLFAPYGDSVFVIEEGKDAAGKANLVAQQRFARMGERRGDFIEVASGLKPGETVVSNGVFKLRNGAAVVVNNSLAPQVETAPQPVDR; this is encoded by the coding sequence GTGATCGCGGTCCGCGGCGTGACGCTGGGAGCCGAGGTGTCCGGCATCGTCCGCGACATCGGCTTCGAGAATGGCGCGCGGGTCAAGAAAGGACAGGTGCTCGTCCAGCTCGACAACTCCAGCGAGGCGGCCCAGTTGAAGGGGGCCGAGGCGGACGCGGAGCTCGCCCGGCTCACCCATGTCCGCGTCCAGACGCTTGCCACCCAGGGTTCCAAGCCCCAAGCAGAGCTCGAGTCCGCTCAAGCCCGGGTGGTCCAGGCCGAGGCCGCGGTGACCAACCTGCGCGCCCTCATCGCGAAGAAGGTCATCCGCGCGCCCTTCGATGGCCGCATCGGCATCCGGCAGGTGGAGCTGGGCCAGGTCCTCGCCCCGGGTGGCCCCATCGCCTCGCTCCACACCATGGACCCCATCCACGTGGAGTTCCTCTTGCCGCAGCAGGCGCTGGCGGAGGTCAAGCCTGGCCAGAAGGTGCGCGTCCATGTCGACGTCTTCCCGAAGGACACCTGGGAAGGCGAACTCACGACCATCAACCCCGAGGTGGAGATCTCCTCGCGGAACGTGCGCATGCGCGCCACCGTGCCCAACGCGGACGGACGCCTCATTCCGGGGATGTTCGCCAACATCGATGTGCTCTCCGAGAACAAGAGCGAGGTGGTGGCCATCCCCACCACCGCCGTGCTCTTCGCCCCCTATGGCGACTCGGTGTTCGTCATCGAAGAGGGAAAGGACGCCGCGGGCAAGGCCAACCTCGTGGCGCAGCAGCGGTTCGCCCGGATGGGCGAGCGGCGGGGGGACTTCATCGAGGTGGCCTCGGGCCTGAAGCCGGGGGAGACGGTGGTCAGCAACGGCGTCTTCAAGCTGCGCAACGGCGCGGCCGTCGTCGTCAACAACTCGCTGGCGCCGCAGGTCGAGACCGCGCCCCAGCCCGTGGACCGGTAG
- a CDS encoding DUF5011 domain-containing protein: MKIRSALSALALPCVLACAGPLESPAFESSSTASIGDAVQNGDCVTQQVSAVAPGSGAGYPAPTAFPVNAGWEYEVTVQGTYFANDGLYADARYSSRFNGPWQDTPAHYESSGPTLLDLQFWDGAASAFVSPNWGAFSSSHTYSTRWTAASGQLRVRINDDYAGNNSGSLSVTVCHVLDHPSCPGDVQGPTLILHDSSAMTLECGLETWADPGAEAWDVACTPLEVHRYNAGSDASGPGPQTFAEGTYPVQYIAWNSVGTTVSAIRSVQVDDRRPPVLTLKGPANVTHTCGSPWVDPGVEAMDACYGDVTPAVRKTGEVNGWAAGTYQVVYEVTDSGGNSATPVTRTVQVARCPWE; this comes from the coding sequence ATGAAGATTCGCTCCGCGCTCTCTGCCCTTGCGCTCCCTTGCGTGCTGGCTTGTGCGGGCCCTCTGGAGAGCCCTGCCTTCGAGTCCTCTTCCACCGCATCGATTGGCGATGCCGTCCAAAATGGGGACTGTGTCACCCAGCAGGTCTCAGCGGTCGCGCCCGGCAGCGGAGCTGGTTACCCCGCCCCCACCGCTTTCCCGGTCAATGCTGGCTGGGAGTATGAGGTCACCGTCCAAGGCACCTATTTTGCCAATGATGGCCTTTACGCCGATGCGCGCTATAGCTCTCGCTTCAACGGCCCATGGCAGGACACGCCGGCTCATTATGAGAGCAGCGGTCCCACGCTGCTGGACTTGCAGTTCTGGGATGGAGCGGCCTCGGCGTTCGTGTCTCCCAATTGGGGAGCATTCTCTAGCAGCCATACTTATTCCACCCGCTGGACAGCGGCCTCTGGCCAGCTGCGGGTTCGCATCAACGATGACTACGCAGGCAACAACTCCGGCTCACTCTCCGTGACCGTCTGCCACGTTCTCGATCACCCGTCCTGCCCGGGAGATGTGCAAGGTCCAACGCTGATCCTCCATGACAGCAGCGCCATGACGCTGGAGTGTGGCTTGGAGACGTGGGCGGATCCGGGGGCCGAGGCGTGGGACGTGGCGTGCACCCCGCTGGAGGTTCACCGGTACAATGCGGGAAGTGATGCCTCAGGGCCGGGGCCGCAGACGTTCGCGGAAGGGACGTACCCGGTGCAGTACATCGCCTGGAACTCCGTGGGGACGACGGTGAGCGCCATCCGCTCGGTGCAGGTGGATGACAGGCGGCCGCCGGTGCTGACGCTCAAGGGCCCCGCGAACGTGACGCACACATGTGGCAGCCCCTGGGTGGATCCGGGAGTGGAAGCGATGGACGCGTGCTACGGCGACGTGACGCCCGCGGTCAGGAAGACAGGCGAGGTCAACGGGTGGGCCGCGGGCACGTATCAGGTGGTGTACGAGGTGACCGACAGTGGTGGCAACAGCGCCACGCCCGTCACGCGCACGGTGCAAGTCGCCCGCTGCCCCTGGGAGTGA
- a CDS encoding lipid A deacylase LpxR family protein yields the protein MLRALALLFFAAVAQASASPPSPKEVKLPFATTLHFENDVLAQSDRFYTTGLRLEHQGEYGACRELALALGFPDTVDHRYPCGGSLSQNIYTPSHIVPREGEEPWPNPNDRPYGGWLHAGLLFQHIAAADTPTRASQLTLEATVGVTGPASGAEHVQRGFHSALRHLFGPNTARDPIGWEAQLPTEPTFHLAALREQPLLWSPYVDATWSAGAMLGTVLTNASAGATVRAGRLARPFGLAPIMPSILQTLREQAPPGAPTAEVSPKAAPPERTWEAYFFARGQVRLVARNLFLDGTLFRKSVSVRKTPLVGDSEFGGAVRMRHFQAVLSMVFRSQEMAEPPDPRLGGHRFAQLQLTYLH from the coding sequence ATGCTGCGAGCCCTCGCGCTGCTGTTCTTCGCCGCCGTGGCCCAAGCCTCCGCGTCCCCGCCCTCGCCGAAGGAGGTGAAGCTGCCCTTCGCGACGACGCTGCACTTCGAAAACGACGTGCTCGCACAGAGCGATCGCTTCTACACCACCGGCCTCCGCCTGGAACACCAGGGAGAGTACGGCGCCTGCCGCGAGCTCGCTCTCGCGCTTGGCTTCCCGGACACCGTGGACCACCGCTACCCCTGTGGCGGCTCACTGTCCCAGAACATCTATACGCCCAGCCACATCGTCCCCCGCGAGGGAGAGGAGCCCTGGCCCAACCCGAATGACCGCCCCTACGGCGGCTGGCTCCATGCCGGGCTGCTCTTCCAGCACATCGCCGCCGCCGATACCCCCACCCGCGCCTCACAGCTCACACTGGAGGCCACCGTGGGCGTCACCGGTCCGGCCTCCGGCGCGGAGCATGTCCAGCGTGGATTTCATTCGGCGTTGCGGCATCTCTTCGGTCCGAACACCGCCAGAGACCCCATCGGCTGGGAGGCGCAACTGCCCACCGAGCCCACCTTTCACCTCGCCGCGCTCCGCGAGCAACCCCTGCTCTGGAGCCCCTATGTCGACGCAACGTGGTCAGCGGGAGCCATGCTCGGCACTGTCTTGACGAACGCCAGCGCCGGAGCCACGGTGCGCGCGGGGCGGCTGGCCCGGCCGTTCGGGTTGGCCCCCATCATGCCCTCCATCCTCCAGACCCTGCGGGAACAGGCCCCCCCTGGAGCGCCCACCGCGGAGGTGAGTCCCAAGGCCGCACCGCCGGAGCGCACCTGGGAAGCGTACTTCTTCGCTCGCGGTCAGGTACGGCTGGTGGCGCGCAACCTGTTCCTGGACGGAACCCTCTTCCGCAAAAGCGTCAGCGTCCGGAAGACGCCCCTGGTGGGAGACAGCGAGTTCGGCGGGGCCGTGCGCATGCGCCACTTCCAGGCCGTCCTGAGCATGGTCTTCCGCTCACAGGAGATGGCCGAGCCGCCCGATCCCCGGCTGGGGGGCCACCGTTTCGCGCAGCTCCAGCTCACGTACTTGCATTGA
- a CDS encoding sporulation delaying protein family toxin: protein MKRSVHMKFVAASMAALTFTTFGVGCGGPMDSGGDSPSSVARRQAFTGSELYKGMVFGVGPAAAQFEELWQRPEIKAHLERPGIVDQRELAAAQLIAKMSEQDPTFFDRFSRDLRSGNHLTIDQLLTETKEKTQAAIAALSKEARLPDELDAKAVVSPELGTWLYVETAVAAIFVVAVTVFITQIDVTPVTGGPQASALRRDTWVDLLANKSFDAQ from the coding sequence ATGAAGCGTTCAGTTCACATGAAGTTCGTCGCGGCCTCGATGGCGGCCCTGACCTTCACCACGTTCGGAGTGGGCTGCGGTGGCCCGATGGATTCCGGTGGCGACAGCCCCTCGTCCGTGGCCCGGCGCCAAGCGTTCACGGGCAGTGAGCTCTACAAGGGCATGGTCTTCGGCGTAGGCCCCGCAGCGGCCCAGTTCGAGGAACTCTGGCAGCGCCCGGAGATCAAGGCACACCTGGAGAGGCCTGGCATTGTGGATCAGCGAGAGCTGGCCGCGGCGCAACTCATCGCGAAAATGTCCGAGCAGGATCCCACCTTCTTCGACCGCTTTTCCCGCGACCTCCGCAGCGGAAACCACCTGACCATCGACCAACTGCTCACGGAGACCAAGGAGAAGACCCAAGCCGCGATCGCCGCCCTGAGCAAGGAGGCCAGGCTGCCGGATGAGCTCGACGCCAAAGCCGTGGTGAGTCCGGAGTTGGGGACATGGCTCTATGTAGAGACCGCCGTGGCCGCAATCTTCGTGGTCGCCGTCACGGTTTTCATCACGCAGATCGACGTGACGCCAGTGACCGGCGGTCCCCAAGCCAGCGCCTTGCGCCGCGACACCTGGGTGGACCTCTTGGCGAACAAGTCCTTCGACGCCCAGTAG
- a CDS encoding RICIN domain-containing protein: MNSSTGKSLDALNCGTADGTRVHQWSWLGNACQQWSPVATSDGWFRLNHRSSGKVLDVANCGTATGTRVNQWSWLGNDCQRWNFTPSGDGYFQVKPVFNGGGCLTIEGASTANAARAVMGPCSGTNAQWRVEPLADGTARLIARHSGKALEVGGCSLSEGGAVQQYGWLDNTCQRFHLRPY; encoded by the coding sequence GTGAACAGCAGCACCGGCAAGTCCCTGGATGCGCTCAACTGCGGCACCGCGGATGGGACGCGGGTGCACCAGTGGTCCTGGCTGGGCAACGCCTGTCAGCAGTGGAGCCCGGTGGCCACCTCGGACGGCTGGTTCCGGTTGAATCACCGCAGCAGTGGGAAGGTGCTCGACGTGGCCAACTGCGGCACGGCGACCGGCACCCGCGTGAACCAGTGGAGCTGGTTGGGGAACGATTGCCAGCGGTGGAACTTCACCCCTTCCGGGGATGGGTACTTCCAGGTCAAGCCGGTTTTCAACGGCGGCGGCTGTCTCACCATCGAGGGCGCATCCACCGCCAACGCCGCTCGGGCCGTCATGGGCCCTTGCTCGGGGACCAACGCCCAGTGGCGCGTCGAGCCCCTGGCGGATGGCACCGCCCGGCTCATCGCCCGGCACAGCGGCAAGGCCCTTGAGGTGGGTGGCTGCTCCCTGTCCGAGGGCGGCGCCGTCCAGCAGTACGGCTGGCTCGACAACACCTGCCAGCGCTTCCACTTGCGTCCCTACTGA
- a CDS encoding M20/M25/M40 family metallo-hydrolase — MRALSLCLVLVALGCSHASGKTPATSPGADQEMRTLLTELVAVNTSNPPGNETAAARIAERWLREAAIEVELFEPAPGRGNLLARLKGHGGGRPLLVLAHLDTVPARREEWSTDPWTLTERDGFLYGRGVQDNKGMAAASVLALRRLQREKGRRSRDILLYLGADEEVGGGHGLEWMLANRPELREAEFALNEGGLTELSEDRRQVRFVALQASERVSRNVVLRATGPGGHSSAPPVTANPLVRLAAAVARVGALPFPARLTPAARLHIQARAPMTEGELGDALKRIAASPDAPPQEAVDTVAKLDPALAAVMRTTCVPTLFHSGTRSNVIPATAEATLNCRLLPDEDVPALQARLVAAVADDSVEVRMDTRSPHSPMSPVGDNAVFRAAKAAAARIWPGVPIIPRQSTGTTESAMLRRAGIHAYGIDLFALTPEDARTAHAPNERVPVASLQPGAEFVYQLLRELTK; from the coding sequence ATGCGAGCCCTGTCCCTGTGCCTCGTTCTTGTCGCTCTCGGCTGCAGTCATGCTTCGGGGAAGACGCCTGCCACCTCCCCTGGGGCGGACCAGGAGATGCGCACGCTGCTGACCGAGCTGGTCGCGGTGAATACCTCCAACCCTCCCGGCAACGAGACGGCCGCGGCGCGGATCGCCGAGCGGTGGTTGCGAGAAGCCGCCATCGAGGTGGAACTCTTCGAACCCGCGCCCGGACGCGGCAACCTGCTGGCACGGCTGAAGGGACACGGCGGTGGGCGCCCGCTGCTCGTGCTGGCCCACCTGGACACGGTGCCAGCCCGGCGCGAGGAGTGGTCCACGGATCCCTGGACCCTCACCGAGCGAGACGGCTTCCTGTATGGACGGGGCGTGCAGGACAACAAGGGCATGGCGGCCGCGAGCGTGCTGGCGCTGCGAAGGCTCCAGCGGGAGAAGGGGCGGCGGTCACGAGACATCCTCCTGTACCTCGGCGCGGACGAAGAGGTGGGGGGAGGCCATGGCTTGGAGTGGATGCTGGCGAACCGGCCCGAACTGCGAGAGGCCGAGTTCGCCCTCAATGAAGGCGGGCTGACCGAGCTGAGCGAGGACCGGCGCCAGGTGCGCTTCGTGGCGCTTCAGGCCTCCGAGCGCGTCTCACGGAACGTGGTGCTGAGGGCCACGGGCCCGGGAGGCCACTCCTCCGCGCCGCCGGTGACCGCCAATCCCTTGGTGCGGCTCGCGGCGGCGGTGGCGCGGGTGGGGGCGCTCCCCTTCCCGGCCCGGCTGACACCGGCCGCCCGGCTGCACATCCAGGCCCGAGCGCCCATGACGGAGGGAGAGCTGGGCGACGCCTTGAAGCGCATCGCGGCCTCGCCGGACGCGCCCCCCCAGGAGGCGGTGGACACCGTGGCGAAGCTGGACCCAGCGCTGGCGGCGGTGATGCGCACCACGTGCGTGCCAACCCTTTTTCACTCGGGCACCCGCTCCAACGTCATTCCCGCCACCGCGGAGGCCACCCTCAACTGCCGGCTGCTTCCGGACGAGGATGTTCCAGCGCTCCAGGCCCGGCTCGTGGCCGCCGTGGCGGACGACTCCGTCGAGGTGCGAATGGACACGCGCTCGCCCCACTCGCCCATGTCACCCGTGGGGGACAATGCCGTGTTCCGTGCCGCGAAGGCGGCTGCGGCCCGTATCTGGCCGGGAGTGCCCATCATTCCCCGGCAGTCCACGGGCACCACCGAGTCCGCGATGCTGCGCCGGGCGGGAATCCACGCGTATGGGATCGACCTCTTCGCGCTGACCCCCGAGGATGCGCGCACCGCCCATGCGCCCAATGAGCGTGTGCCGGTGGCCTCACTTCAACCTGGCGCCGAGTTCGTCTACCAGCTGCTGCGCGAGCTGACGAAGTGA
- a CDS encoding patatin-like phospholipase family protein, giving the protein MPSSLTLRAGPGALRLLRERGLRAEDVDVLPGASGGPKWLVLAGLDRVLFGEFLRQPRSRPLHLIGSSIGSWRLACLAQKDPLAALERFSAAYLNQRYPPKPPPSLVSETSARILDALLGPNGAEDIVGHPWARLHVMTTLCRGPSASEQKGVLVAGLAVAALTNTLSRRTLALQMKRAVFHTAGDNSPFAGLRDLPTVHHPLTRENLRSALLASGSIPLVMSGVHIPGAPEGTYRDGGVLDYHPNLHFGPGEGLVLYPHFYPHVIPGWFDKSLRWRWKASDHLQRALFLSPSETFISRLPHGKIPDREDFVRFGDAERIRAWNTVREASQQLGEELRELLATGRIVDQIQPL; this is encoded by the coding sequence ATGCCCTCTTCCCTCACGCTCCGGGCAGGACCCGGCGCCCTGCGGCTCCTGCGCGAGCGCGGCTTGCGCGCCGAGGACGTGGATGTCCTCCCCGGAGCCTCGGGCGGGCCCAAGTGGTTGGTGCTCGCCGGGCTGGACCGGGTGCTCTTCGGCGAATTCCTGCGCCAGCCCCGCTCCCGCCCCCTGCACCTCATCGGCTCGTCCATCGGCAGCTGGCGCCTCGCATGCCTGGCACAGAAAGACCCCCTGGCGGCGCTCGAGCGCTTTTCGGCCGCGTACCTGAATCAGCGCTATCCGCCCAAGCCGCCGCCCTCGCTCGTCTCCGAGACCAGTGCCCGCATCCTCGACGCCCTGCTCGGCCCGAACGGGGCCGAGGACATCGTGGGCCACCCCTGGGCACGGCTGCACGTCATGACGACGCTGTGCCGAGGGCCCTCGGCCAGCGAGCAGAAGGGGGTGCTCGTGGCGGGGCTGGCCGTCGCGGCCCTGACCAACACGCTGAGCCGGCGCACGCTCGCGCTCCAGATGAAGCGCGCCGTGTTCCACACCGCCGGGGACAACAGCCCGTTCGCGGGCTTGAGGGACTTGCCCACGGTGCACCACCCCCTCACGCGCGAGAACCTTCGGTCCGCGCTCCTCGCCTCCGGCTCCATTCCCTTGGTGATGAGCGGCGTGCACATCCCCGGAGCCCCCGAGGGCACGTACCGGGATGGCGGCGTCCTGGATTACCACCCGAACCTGCACTTCGGCCCAGGCGAGGGCCTGGTGCTCTATCCCCACTTCTATCCCCACGTGATTCCGGGCTGGTTCGACAAATCGCTGCGCTGGCGGTGGAAAGCGTCCGACCACCTCCAGCGTGCGCTCTTCCTCTCCCCTTCCGAGACATTCATCTCGCGGCTTCCCCACGGAAAGATTCCGGACCGGGAGGACTTCGTCCGCTTCGGCGACGCGGAGCGGATCCGCGCCTGGAACACGGTGCGCGAAGCCAGCCAGCAACTGGGAGAGGAGCTTCGGGAACTGCTCGCCACCGGACGCATCGTGGACCAGATCCAACCGCTCTGA